The following proteins are co-located in the Manihot esculenta cultivar AM560-2 chromosome 7, M.esculenta_v8, whole genome shotgun sequence genome:
- the LOC110618601 gene encoding leucine-rich repeat receptor-like serine/threonine-protein kinase BAM3 isoform X1, which translates to MVPFIALTLLSLLTTCSASLVNDFNVLVSLKQGFSFPEPSLSTWNSSNPRSVCSWVGVRCSRGRVVSLELTDLNLCGSVSPQISRLDKLTKLSLAGNNFTGSIEIVRLSNLQFINISNNQFSGGLDWNYSEIESLEVFDAYNNNFTDFLPLGILSLKKLKYLDLGGNYFHGKIPESYGKMMSLEYLSLAGNNLHGKIPGELGNLTNLREIYLGYYNVFEGEIPAEFGNLVNLVHMNLPECELHGPIPRELGNLKLLDTLYLHANHLSGSIPKELGNLTNMVNLDLSNNALTGEIPFEFINLKKLKLFNLFLNKLHGSIPDYVAELPDLETLGLWMNNFTGEIPGKLGQNGKLQILDLSSNKLTGTIPQDLCSSNQLRILILLKNFLFGPIPESLGKCYSLTRVRLGQNYLNGSIPNGFIYLPQLNLAELQNNVLSGTLSENGNSSSKPVKLGQLNLSNNLLSGPLPLSLSNFSSLQILLLSGNQFLGPIPPSIGNLHQVLMLDLSRNSFSGSIPPEIGNCFHLTFLDMSQNNLSGSIPTEISNIHILNYLNLSRNHLDQAIPKSIGSMKSLTVADFSFNDFSGKLPESGQFSLFNASSFAGNPQLCGPSLNNPCNFTTIINSPGKSPGDFKLIFALGLLICSLIFATAAIIKAKSFKKNSSDSWKLTAFQKLEFTVTDILECVKDGNVIGRGGAGIVYHGKMPSGIEVAVKKLLGFGTNSHDHGFRAEIQTLGNIRHRNIVRLLAFCTNKETNLLVYEYMRNGSLGESLHGKKGGFLSWNLRYKIAIEAAKGLCYLHHDCSPLIVHRDVKSNNILLDSSFEAHVADFGLAKFLIDGGASQCMSAIAGSYGYIAPEYAYTLKVDEKSDVYSFGVVLLELLTGRRPVGDFGEGVDIVQWSKRTTNNRREDVMHIIDRRLTIIPKDEAMHFFFIASLCCQENSIERPTMREVVQMLSEFPRNSLDYSQKLRDNENEKTCAKSKQDLKI; encoded by the exons ATGGTCCCCTTCATTGCCTTGACCCTACTTTCTCTTCTAACCACCTGTTCTGCTTCTTTAGTCAATGATTTTAACGTATTAGTCTCACTTAAACAAGGATTTTCATTCcctgaaccaagcttgagcacGTGGAATTCTTCAAATCCAAGATCAGTTTGTTCCTGGGTTGGAGTTCGTTGCTCTCGTGGGCGTGTTGTTTCATTGGAGTTGACAGATTTGAATCTGTGTGGCTCTGTTTCACCTCAGATTTCCAGGCTTGATAAGCTCACCAAGTTGTCTCTTGCAGGAAACAACTTCACAGGCAGTATTGAAATTGTCAGGTTGAGTAATCTTCAGTTTATTAACATCTCAAACAATCAATTCAGTGGTGGGTTGGATTGGAACTACTCAGAAATTGAAAGCTTGGAAGTGTTTGATGCTTACAACAATAACTTCACTGATTTTCTTCCTCTTGGGATTCTAAGCTTGAAGAAACTCAAGTACTTGGATCTTGGTGGCAATTATTTCCATGGAAAAATCCCAGAAAGCTATGGGAAAATGATGAGCTTGGAGTATCTCTCGCTTGCAGGAAACAACCTTCATGGAAAAATCCCTGGTGAGTTGGGGAATCTCACTAACTTGAGGGAGATTTACTTGGGTTATTACAATGTTTTTGAAGGTGAGATTCCTGCAGAGTTTGGAAATTTGGTGAATCTAGTTCATATGAATTTGCCAGAATGTGAACTACACGGTCCAATTCCTCGTGAGCTTGGAAACCTGAAGCTGCTTGATACTCTGTATTTGCATGCCAATCATCTTTCAGGTTCTATTCCAAAGGAGTTAGGAAACTTGACCAACATGGTGAATCTTGATCTCTCCAACAATGCACTCACTGGTGAAATCCCATTtgaattcatcaatctcaagaAACTGAAGCTCTTCAATCTCTTCTTGAATAAACTACACGGCTCCATTCCAGATTATGTTGCAGAATTGCCTGATTTGGAAACACTAGGCCTATGGATGAACAATTTCACTGGTGAGATTCCTGGAAAACTTGGCCAAAATGGGAAGCTTCAGATTCTTGATTTGTCATCAAATAAGCTCACTGGTACAATCCCACAAGACTTGTGTTCATCTAATCAGCTGAGGATTCTAATTCTCCTGAAAAATTTTCTGTTTGGGCCAATCCCAGAAAGTTTGGGAAAATGTTATAGTCTCACTAGAGTGAGGCTGGGGCAGAATTACTTGAATGGCAGCATTCCAAATGGCTTCATTTACTTGCCTCAGTTGAATTTAGCAGAGTTGCAGAACAATGTCCTGTCAGGAACATTATCAGAAAATGGTAATAGCTCATCTAAGCCTGTTAAATTAGGCCAACTCAATTTGTCAAACAATCTCCTCTCAGGCCCTTTGCCATTATCACTTTCCAATTTCTCTTCTCTCCAAATCCTTCTGCTCAGTGGAAACCAATTCTTAGGTCCAATTCCACCTTCCATTGGTAATCTCCATCAAGTTCTAATGCTTGATCTTAGCAGAAATTCATTTTCAGGTTCAATTCCACCTGAAATTGGAAACTGTTTCCATCTCACTTTCCTTGATATGAGCCAGAACAATCTCTCTGGTTCAATCCCAACAGAGATTTCCAACATCCATATATTGAACTACCTGAACTTGTCAAGAAATCACTTGGATCAAGCAATACCAAAATCCATTGGTTCCATGAAAAGCCTCACTGTTGCTGATTTCTCTTTCAATGATTTCTCTGGAAAGCTCCCGGAATCCGGCCAATTCTCCCTCTTTAATGCCTCTTCCTTTGCAGGCAATCCTCAACTTTGTGGTCCTTCCCTTAACAATCCTTGCAATTTCACAACCATCATCAATTCACCAGGAAAATCCCCTGGTGACTTCaagctcatctttgctctaggccTGCTGATATGTTCGCTGATATTTGCAACTGCTGCTATAATCAAAGCCAAGTCTTTCAAGAAAAACAGCTCGGATTCCTGGAAGCTGACAGCTTTTCAAAAGCTGGAATTCACTGTCACAGACATCCTGGAATGTGTGAAAGATGGAAATGTAATTGGGAGAGGAGGAGCTGGGATTGTTTACCATGGAAAAATGCCAAGTGGGATTGAAGTTGCAGTAAAAAAACTACTTGGTTTTGGCACCAACAGCCATGATCATGGCTTTAGAGCAGAAATTCAAACACTAGGCAACATCAGGCATCGAAACATCGTCAGATTGCTCGCTTTCTGCACAAACAAAGAAACCAACTTGCTTGTTTATGAGTACATGAGAAATGGAAGCTTAGGAGAATCATTACATGGGAAAAAAGGTGGCTTTTTGAGCTGGAATTTAAGGTACAAAATTGCTATTGAAGCTGCTAAAGGCCTATGTTACCTTCACCATGATTGTTCACCATTGATTGTTCATAGAGATGTAAAATCAAACAATATTCTATTAGATTCGAGCTTCGAAGCACACGTTGCAGATTTCGGATTAGCTAAATTCCTCATTGATGGGGGAGCTTCGCAATGTATGTCAGCAATTGCAGGATCTTATGGATACATTGCTCCTG AATATGCATACACATTGAAAGTCGACGAGAAGAGTGACGTGTATAGTTTTGGTGTTGTTCTTTTAGAGCTTCTCACCGGCCGACGACCAGTAGGTGATTTTGGTGAAGGAGTGGATATCGTACAATGGAGCAAAAGAACAACAAATAATCGAAGAGAAGACGTGATGCATATTATCGATCGAAGACTAACAATAATACCTAAAGATGAAGCAATGCATTTCTTTTTCATTGCATCATTGTGTTGTCAAGAAAATAGCATCGAACGACCTACAATGAGAGAAGTAGTTCAAATGCTCTCGGAATTTCCTCGCAATTCTCTAGATTATTCTCAAAAATTAAGAGACAACGAAAATGAAAAAACTTGTGCAAAATCAAAACAAGACCTTAAAATATAA
- the LOC110618601 gene encoding leucine-rich repeat receptor-like serine/threonine-protein kinase BAM3 isoform X2 — protein MVPFIALTLLSLLTTCSASLVNDFNVLVSLKQGFSFPEPSLSTWNSSNPRSVCSWVGVRCSRGRVVSLELTDLNLCGSVSPQISRLDKLTKLSLAGNNFTGSIEIVRLSNLQFINISNNQFSGGLDWNYSEIESLEVFDAYNNNFTDFLPLGILSLKKLKYLDLGGNYFHGKIPESYGKMMSLEYLSLAGNNLHGKIPGELGNLTNLREIYLGYYNVFEGEIPAEFGNLVNLVHMNLPECELHGPIPRELGNLKLLDTLYLHANHLSGSIPKELGNLTNMVNLDLSNNALTGEIPFEFINLKKLKLFNLFLNKLHGSIPDYVAELPDLETLGLWMNNFTGEIPGKLGQNGKLQILDLSSNKLTGTIPQDLCSSNQLRILILLKNFLFGPIPESLGKCYSLTRVRLGQNYLNGSIPNGFIYLPQLNLAELQNNVLSGTLSENGNSSSKPVKLGQLNLSNNLLSGPLPLSLSNFSSLQILLLSGNQFLGPIPPSIGNLHQVLMLDLSRNSFSGSIPPEIGNCFHLTFLDMSQNNLSGSIPTEISNIHILNYLNLSRNHLDQAIPKSIGSMKSLTVADFSFNDFSGKLPESGQFSLFNASSFAGNPQLCGPSLNNPCNFTTIINSPGKSPGDFKLIFALGLLICSLIFATAAIIKAKSFKKNSSDSWKLTAFQKLEFTVTDILECVKDGNVIGRGGAGIVYHGKMPSGIEVAVKKLLGFGTNSHDHGFRAEIQTLGNIRHRNIVRLLAFCTNKETNLLVYEYMRNGSLGESLHGKKGGFLSWNLRYKIAIEAAKGLCYLHHDCSPLIVHRDVKSNNILLDSSFEAHVADFGLAKFLIDGGASQCMSAIAGSYGYIAPVTACRKTTRDLCYRERGRERIFWVFATQQSNRQKNLNTLLGPQTQS, from the exons ATGGTCCCCTTCATTGCCTTGACCCTACTTTCTCTTCTAACCACCTGTTCTGCTTCTTTAGTCAATGATTTTAACGTATTAGTCTCACTTAAACAAGGATTTTCATTCcctgaaccaagcttgagcacGTGGAATTCTTCAAATCCAAGATCAGTTTGTTCCTGGGTTGGAGTTCGTTGCTCTCGTGGGCGTGTTGTTTCATTGGAGTTGACAGATTTGAATCTGTGTGGCTCTGTTTCACCTCAGATTTCCAGGCTTGATAAGCTCACCAAGTTGTCTCTTGCAGGAAACAACTTCACAGGCAGTATTGAAATTGTCAGGTTGAGTAATCTTCAGTTTATTAACATCTCAAACAATCAATTCAGTGGTGGGTTGGATTGGAACTACTCAGAAATTGAAAGCTTGGAAGTGTTTGATGCTTACAACAATAACTTCACTGATTTTCTTCCTCTTGGGATTCTAAGCTTGAAGAAACTCAAGTACTTGGATCTTGGTGGCAATTATTTCCATGGAAAAATCCCAGAAAGCTATGGGAAAATGATGAGCTTGGAGTATCTCTCGCTTGCAGGAAACAACCTTCATGGAAAAATCCCTGGTGAGTTGGGGAATCTCACTAACTTGAGGGAGATTTACTTGGGTTATTACAATGTTTTTGAAGGTGAGATTCCTGCAGAGTTTGGAAATTTGGTGAATCTAGTTCATATGAATTTGCCAGAATGTGAACTACACGGTCCAATTCCTCGTGAGCTTGGAAACCTGAAGCTGCTTGATACTCTGTATTTGCATGCCAATCATCTTTCAGGTTCTATTCCAAAGGAGTTAGGAAACTTGACCAACATGGTGAATCTTGATCTCTCCAACAATGCACTCACTGGTGAAATCCCATTtgaattcatcaatctcaagaAACTGAAGCTCTTCAATCTCTTCTTGAATAAACTACACGGCTCCATTCCAGATTATGTTGCAGAATTGCCTGATTTGGAAACACTAGGCCTATGGATGAACAATTTCACTGGTGAGATTCCTGGAAAACTTGGCCAAAATGGGAAGCTTCAGATTCTTGATTTGTCATCAAATAAGCTCACTGGTACAATCCCACAAGACTTGTGTTCATCTAATCAGCTGAGGATTCTAATTCTCCTGAAAAATTTTCTGTTTGGGCCAATCCCAGAAAGTTTGGGAAAATGTTATAGTCTCACTAGAGTGAGGCTGGGGCAGAATTACTTGAATGGCAGCATTCCAAATGGCTTCATTTACTTGCCTCAGTTGAATTTAGCAGAGTTGCAGAACAATGTCCTGTCAGGAACATTATCAGAAAATGGTAATAGCTCATCTAAGCCTGTTAAATTAGGCCAACTCAATTTGTCAAACAATCTCCTCTCAGGCCCTTTGCCATTATCACTTTCCAATTTCTCTTCTCTCCAAATCCTTCTGCTCAGTGGAAACCAATTCTTAGGTCCAATTCCACCTTCCATTGGTAATCTCCATCAAGTTCTAATGCTTGATCTTAGCAGAAATTCATTTTCAGGTTCAATTCCACCTGAAATTGGAAACTGTTTCCATCTCACTTTCCTTGATATGAGCCAGAACAATCTCTCTGGTTCAATCCCAACAGAGATTTCCAACATCCATATATTGAACTACCTGAACTTGTCAAGAAATCACTTGGATCAAGCAATACCAAAATCCATTGGTTCCATGAAAAGCCTCACTGTTGCTGATTTCTCTTTCAATGATTTCTCTGGAAAGCTCCCGGAATCCGGCCAATTCTCCCTCTTTAATGCCTCTTCCTTTGCAGGCAATCCTCAACTTTGTGGTCCTTCCCTTAACAATCCTTGCAATTTCACAACCATCATCAATTCACCAGGAAAATCCCCTGGTGACTTCaagctcatctttgctctaggccTGCTGATATGTTCGCTGATATTTGCAACTGCTGCTATAATCAAAGCCAAGTCTTTCAAGAAAAACAGCTCGGATTCCTGGAAGCTGACAGCTTTTCAAAAGCTGGAATTCACTGTCACAGACATCCTGGAATGTGTGAAAGATGGAAATGTAATTGGGAGAGGAGGAGCTGGGATTGTTTACCATGGAAAAATGCCAAGTGGGATTGAAGTTGCAGTAAAAAAACTACTTGGTTTTGGCACCAACAGCCATGATCATGGCTTTAGAGCAGAAATTCAAACACTAGGCAACATCAGGCATCGAAACATCGTCAGATTGCTCGCTTTCTGCACAAACAAAGAAACCAACTTGCTTGTTTATGAGTACATGAGAAATGGAAGCTTAGGAGAATCATTACATGGGAAAAAAGGTGGCTTTTTGAGCTGGAATTTAAGGTACAAAATTGCTATTGAAGCTGCTAAAGGCCTATGTTACCTTCACCATGATTGTTCACCATTGATTGTTCATAGAGATGTAAAATCAAACAATATTCTATTAGATTCGAGCTTCGAAGCACACGTTGCAGATTTCGGATTAGCTAAATTCCTCATTGATGGGGGAGCTTCGCAATGTATGTCAGCAATTGCAGGATCTTATGGATACATTGCTCCTG TGACAGCCTGCAGAAAAACCACCCGTGATTTGTGctatagagagagagggagagagagaattTTTTGGGTATTCGCAACACAACAATCAAACAGACAAAAGAACCTAAACACTTTGTTGGGTCCACAAACTCAATCTTAG